agatgttttgaccctcaactcccagaaatcctaacatctggtaaactggctaggatttctgggagtcataggtcaaaacacctggggactcacagggtgagaagcacaggttgagaaccactgaaccatTCATTCACATAAAGttaacttgatggcaattaacaacaaacaACTGCAATCAACATTTAAGGGGAGATGGCAGGGACAAAAACTCCTTCTGCTCTATCACTGCTTGTCAAGATTGCCTtttatctggaaactgatgtcctcactacaaaagaacatgcagaacaagaataggtctctgcagccacctacagacccaccgccaagaccctacacgTGGAAAGCagtcatactcagccatgagtgatagcctatgatgacgaTCATTGCTTTGGATGCCCCTATGAGTTGCATGCAGTTGTCTGTAACAGAGAGGGTTTTAATTCGTTGTTTGTTTgacttatatacttatatactgcttttctcaccccagccaaggactcaaagtggtttccaacataattatgacaaaattcaatgcctcacatacagaaacctaacataatgataataacatacaattatcaaagaaggagaaagagggagagagggaagcagggaggaaagagaaggaagaaaagataaaatggaagaaaggaaggagagagggaaggagggagaaaagagggaagaaaggaaggacaaaaggaggggaggggagaaggaaagaaagagagagagaaggaaaggatggtgagagagaggagggcctgagaaaagagcccaaggggtcgcATCCCTGTTCCCgggcctggatttgcccatacctgatctacactgtataataaaTGCAACTTGATACCTCTTgaactggcatggctcagtgctgtggaatctgggatttgcaatttggtgagacactagcactctttggcagagaaggccaaagaccttgtaaactacagccccatctacactgccatataaaatccagattatctactttgaactgggttatataaatctacactgccatataattcagtgctTCAGACTCACATTAATCCATAacatagtgtcaaactgtatgtATTCTACAGTCTGACACTATACAGTTTCAACAGTTTGACACCCTTGGTTTTCAAATCAGAGGTGTCACAAGATCCCCACCTCTGCTTTAAACTTCAGAGCCATTTACAGATTCTTATAACACACGTGTTTGAGTGCACAGACTGCCATTGTTGTTAATTTCTGAATTAGAAGCCACTCATGttgattccaccccccccccccttttaattgctttgaatttgattgttttaatatgaTCCTGTTTTGCATTGAGTTTTAAAATAACTTACCAAGATCCTACACCAGGGCTGTATAACACAGATCTCCATGTGTGGAGTAAGGCTACACGACTTTTGTGTTGAATGCAAAGATTGTGCAGTTAAAGGCGTACATGAATGTGCAACCAAACATACAGCTTCACTGCATGCACAACTCTCTTTCTGCACACTTAGAAAAAGCAcccatttatttatataagagAATTTATGCATGTGTAGGACAAAATCCCAAAATGTAAAGATACATCACTGAATACTAAAAAGGTAGGGTTGTTCATGCAatcatatttcccatttttaTGTATGGTTCTCAAATCTGGCTGAATTCTCCTTGGAAGACATGATGGCTAAACTAAGGCTGTCGTACTTTGCATATCACTAGAAAATTGGACTCACTAGATAAGGCAATAATACTTGGAAGGTAGAAggaagcaggaaagaaggaagatgatGGATAGACTCAAGCAAGAAAGCCATTGCTgcactgagtctgcaagacccaaGCAGGGCGGTTGGTGAGAGGgtggcttggaggtctcttcTTCATGCAGTCACGTTAAGTCAGAGTCAACCTGAATGCAGTTAATAAGGAAACGAACAAAATTCTGATACTTGTGTTTTTAGTTgttctttgaaaaagaaaatgccaTGTTTGAGCCAGTTTGAGTCCCAAACTAGGGTGAAGAGAGGTATGatgtctataaataaataaatgggctcTATATTAAGTAATGGGGAGTAGCAGTTCTCTTTTGAGTGCTTGAATGACTCTTTGAGGAAAAGAGTCATTCTCAGGATGTATACCTAAGCGTTTCTGGTGCTGCAGGTCAAAGAAGAAGGgataggcaaaacagagactgGAGCAGAGTGGAGAAAAGgcaaatggagagaaagaaacaggaaaaagcaGATGAGAAGGTCTGCTGTATTGGCTTGCCATAGATTGCTAGCAGCAAGCTCAAATATCCAATGGTCCCAAATTGGGTAGGGAAAATCTCGAGTCAGGCCCCTTCTTATACTGCcatattatatagattattaaagcagataatcattatctgctttgaaatggattatatgagtctacacagccacataatccagttcaaagcagagaatgtggattttttttatggcagtgttgaaggggcctcagtctcttTCTTCAGACTTTGGCCTCATTTACTGCAGTTCGacgctagcttcaaactgtggtagCCAGGCAAataactcccacaaaagcacacTAAAGAAAGCCCTTCATGCACCtcaatgctctgtggtttgtgtaatcaccattcaGAATCACCAAgttgttccaggatttcctatgtaatcatctgcccAGTGCAACCAcgttcttcaataccagtttgaaactgcattaaatggtagtgtaagaagaataagaattattattaataataataataataataataataataatgacaacaataattaaaactttatttgtattccaccctatctcccttaggggactcagtgtatagatggggccttttcaattgcttttaaaatattccctccttctcctatattcctcttcctcctcacctcATTTCCATTACTGTGAACTGGTTGCAATGTGCAAAAATTATTTGCCATCAATTAATTCAGAACAGCCGAGAGAAGAGGAGGGCTTGCACAGACTCAAAcagaagcaaactgctgcatcttCTCCTAACTTGTGCAATACTTCTTGTTGACAGCATTTGCCATCATGACCACatgctgatgtggtctaaccaaatgtGTCCTGGTTTTAAACTGTGAAATATTGTAAATTGTGCAAGCTGTGGTCTGTGTATTCTGATGTATCAGATGATCCAAGATACAGCCTAGAATGTTAATGTTATGTCTTCCTTTCATGCTTCTCCAAACTAAAACTTACCTTTTCATTGCATTGTACCTTTTAGTTACCTTCAAAAAGTCTGGATATTATAAACCTGGCGTCTGCTGTAAGAAAGTTACAGTCAGGGTACAGTTTGAACCCACTCACCCATCTCAGCTGGCTATGCATTTGCCAGCAGGTAAAGACTTTTTTATTTAAGAAAGCCTTTAACATATAAGCTGAGGTGGCTTTTTATTGGGCATGTTTTATATATCTCATAACTCTGGTATGTTTTCTAAATCTACACTCAATCCTCCACATTCATTAGGCTAGGGGCACGGGgtccctgtgaaagtgaaaatctgtaaatgaagtcatttcttttctttttttttttttttacctgagataacacttctctaggaatgtctatattttccagcacaactctatagtcaaATTTTATTGGAAACTGACCACAAAAATGGACCTAGAGAGAATTAAATATGTGAATTAACAAATTGGCAAAAATCAAAACAGCAAATTTGGAAGGACAATTATATTATatgatcttaatttttttttaaaaaaaattgtgtatTACATCTTGTAACTTAGGGTGcaactatgctgtagaattaatgcagtttaaccgcCATGATTCTATGCTattgagttgcagttttacaaggtctttagtcttctcttccaAAAAGTGCGGCGGCCTCACAAAACTCCAGCTTGCATagccctgagccatggcagtttaagtgttATCCATGACAGGCAGTCTCCAcgttacaaacaactcacagttaagaacaggggtgagacaaaggaagtgagagaaatctacctctcagaagaaaaattcactcctggaagacatattatcatgggaaaaaagtgtctccactgaagctttccctccaatgtattgtcgaaggctttcatggttggaatcactgggttgttgtagatttttcgagctatatggccctgttctagaagcattattttctgatgtttcacctgcatctatggcaggcatcctcagaggttgtgaggtctgtttcccACCAATCCTTGCctctacaacaagccatttttttttaaactcaaTTATCACAGtggcaggaagtgagaggaaatcttctgaacagggcatagACAGCAGTCTGTTGTTTGTTCAATCTAGCTTCTATccaaagcgagagagagagagagagagagagagagagagagagagagaatgaatgacacttaaaatgcacctgttctaACTTTcaagcaaattcaacttaagaacaaacctacagaacctatcttgttcattacttggggactgcctgtattcagaTGTAGAGCATTTGAAAGCTACTTTGGCTACtgctctgggagaaaggcagcacaTGGAATTTGcaacttccaagattccatatcattgagctatggcagttcaagcagtgtccaagagtattgtcgaaggctttcatggctggaatcactcagttcttgtgggttttttcgggctatatggccatgttctagaggcatttctcctgacgtttcgcctgcatctatggcaagcatcctcagagggtgaggtctgctggagctggtaaaagaggggtttatatatctgtggaatgaccagggtgagactaggacatctagaaaaggcagtcttaattccttttctttttccatagtgaactggatgttagggtggatgctgttcagatgttccagttcactatggaaaaagaaaaggaaggaagactgccttttctagatgtcctagtcatccgcaaaccagatcaacaattgggtcacaccgtttacagaaaacccacacacacagatagatatctacataaaaactccaaccatcacccaagtcaaaaaagaagcaccattaaagccttggcagaccgtgcaaaaagaatctgtgaaccccacctcctccaagatgaactgaaccacctcaactgggctctacaggccaatggatactccacctcagacatcagaagagctgcaagaccaagaacaagccacaagagtcaagatgaagatccacccagaggaaaagtgttcctgccatacattaagggaaccactgaccgcatagggaagctgatgaggaaacacaacatacaaacaatctacaaacccaccaagaaaatccaacaaatgctacgttcagcaaaggacaagagggatcctctcacctctgcaggagtctaccgtgtaccatgcagctgtggacaagtctacatagggaccaccaaacgcagcgcccaaacaagaatccaggaacatgaaaggcactgcagactactccaaccagagaaatcagccatagcagagcacctgatgaaccaacctggacacagcattttatttgagaacacaaaaatgctggaccacacaaacaaccaccatgtcagactacacagagaagccattgaaatccacaaacatgtggacaatttcaacaaaaaggaagaaaccatgaaaatgaacaaagtctggctaccagtattaaaaaattctaaaattaaaacagcagagagaaaaacaggcagggacatctaatcacctttcaagaagagtttgctccaggcacagtcagcccattgtatgctaatcaaggtggtcaattgaaaagattcacacctagcccacttacaaaagccttttgtctcaccctggtcattccacagatatataaacccctcttttaccagctccagcagacctcacgctctgaggatgcttgccatagatgcaggcgaaacgtcaggagaaatgcctctagaacatggccatatagcccgaaaaaacccacaagaactgagtgtccAAGagtgttcattctacagtgtagatgcacccgcaGGCAGGCAGGCCTTTGGAGATGCCTTCTACAAGGAGAGGGGAAGCCTTCTAAATGCCAAAGAACTCACAGGTCCTCATTGAAGAAAATAAGGAACATGGATGGTGGAGATTGGGAATGACAAAACATGATGTGTGAGCTTCACTAAGACCTCCCAGTAGTGCTTATATAAGAACTCCATTACTTCTCCATCCCTGAAAAATCCCAAACTTGGCCTGGTTCTACACTGACTATACAATGCCATTTGAACTGTATTACAATATGTAACAAAatctgaagtattttctgttcctggtttgaaagtgttattctggTTTAATAGGTACTTAGAAAGTaggtgttatactccagaaacttcatttttgtggctgcctcaAACTATGTTGAACGGGTAGAGACTCGATAAGATAGTCATTGAACCACTGGTGTTGAACCACGGATGatgacccttccacatagccctatatcccagaatatcaaggcagaaaatcccacattatctgagtgtggattcagataacccagtttaaagcagatattgtgggactttctgcctgggtattctgggatataggggtgtgtggaagggcccacaagtGAGAGATATTTTACTCCCTGAAAgatttatcatggggaaaaggggtctccactgaatctTTATTACCAGTCTTTGTTTCCACAATCAAATTTTCCAAACTGcagttatcacagagacagaaagtgaggtgaaatcttttgaacagggccacaggcagcaaaacaaacaccacagggtccCCAATGTAGTAGTAAAtaaacttgggggctgcctatgTATTCTGTAAATAAACTTGGGGCCTGCCTATGCTTTCTGCGTGCATGGCAGAGGCAGGCAAAGGGAGAGGCCTGCCCTGCGGGGCTCCTTCCAGCAGAGGGCGCGCTGctccgtcctccctccctccctccctccctggctccGCTTCCCGAGCCGAGGAGGCGCCTTGCCTGCCTGCAGGAGGAGAACTTCTCCGGCCGGACGCCAGGCTGACTTCTTACATCACGGCGCGGGGAGTGTGCCTGTGTGGAGCCGCTCAAATAAAGGCAGGTAGCCGGGCgagcggggaggggggaggagacaagagagagagagagggcgggagaaagaggaggaggcagtgAGCGGAGGCAGGCAGGGCGCGCACATGGAGCGAGGAGGAGACGCGCTGCAAGGTTGCAAGGACCGGCTGGGAAGGAGCTCGCGCGCTGGGGTGCTATAAAAGCGACCTCCCAAGGGCTCGGGGGAAAACTTGGAGCGAGGGATGCCCCGGGCGTGGAGCTGAGCAGAGCAGGAGGAAGACGCAGCAACGCTTTCCCAGTCAATGCCAAACAGAGCGAAAGGAGCAGGACTTTGCTCGTGAGAGAGGAGAGAGTTCCCTTCCCATCCTCccatctcttttctccttctggAGTCGTCGGTTTCCATAGCGATGGAGCTGCAAGCGCAGGAAATTTAAAGGCGAGGGGATCTTGGAGCGGAGCAGACTCGCTGGTGCCGGCGGACGGAGGGCTCTTTGCAGGGCCTTGGAGGGAGccccgaggaggaggagagagggttTGCCCCCGGCTTGGGACGAAGAGGGCGAGAGCGCGCTTTTCCTGGGATGCTGGGGGCCTTGGGCATGCCCTTGCCGGCCTCCTCCGGGTGAAGGCGCCCCGCCGTGCCCACCTTCTCCTCTTCTATCCCGCTTTCTGCTGTCCAGGATGGAGGCGGCCCCTCCTCCGCCGTGGCTGGTGGCCCTGTACGCGCTGGTGGCGCTGGTGGCGCTGCGGGCGGAGCGAGGCCACTGCCAGCACTACCTGCACATCCGCCCCGCGCCCAGCGACAACCTGCCCTTGGTGGACCTCATCGAGCACCCGGACCCGCTCTTCGACCCCAAGGAGAAGGACCTCAACGACACCCTGCTAAGGGGCCTCCTGGGCAGCCACTTCGACCCGGCTTTCATGGCGGCCTCGCTGCCCCCCGAGGAGCGCCACCACCACGGAGGAGGGAGCGAGGACTTGGCCGAGATGGACCTCCTCCTCCGGCAGCGCCCCTCGGGAGCCATGCCCGGGGAGATCAAGGGCCTGGACTTCTACGACTCCGCCGCCGCCGGAggagcgggaggaggaggaggagggggcgcccAGGCCTCGACCAAGAAGCACCACCGGCTGAGCAAGAAGCTGCGGAGGAAGCTGCAGCTCTGGCTCTGGTCGCAGACCTTCTGCCCGGTCCTCTACACCTGGAACGACCTGGGCAGCCGCTTCTGGCCGCGCTACGTCAAGGTGGGCAGCTGCTTCAGCAAGCGCTCCTGCTCCGTGCCCGAGGGCATGCTCTGCAAGCCCGCCAAGTCCGCCCACCTCACCATCCTCAGGTGGCGCTGCCAGCGGAGGGGCGGGCAGCGCTGCGCCTGGATCCCCATCCAGTACCCCATCATCTCCGAGTGCAAGTGCTCCTGCTAGGAGGGGGGCAACGGGGGAGGGCACCCCCCTCCCTGCCACCTCGCACACCCACCCACAGGCCCCGGAGACCATTCACGGACTCCCCTGCGCTTCGGAGAGAGAGAGGGACGCCTTGGCTTGGGAAAGAAGGCTCCACTGGGATTGGAGGCAGGTGGGCAAGGCTCCTAGTTCAGCTGCACCTACACTGGCCATGGGTCTAGACTACACAATTTGAACTGCATAATGTGgtggtgtagaccaggcatgggtaaactttggccctccctcccgctgggtgttttggactcccactcccaccattccttatcacctcaggcccattccttttcccctcagccacttaaaagtattttggactccaaatcccaccattccttacagcctcggaccctttctttttttcccctcagctgcttaaggtgttttggactccaactcccacaattcctacagcCTCgagccctttctttccccccctcagccacctaaactccaactcccaccattcctaacagtctcaagtcctttcttttccccttcagccttataaggtgttttggattcccaactcccacaattcctacagcCTCGGGGCcgcttcaggtgttttggactccgaattcctaccattcctaacctcaggtcctttcctttgccccctcagccacttaaagtgttttggaccccaactcccaccattccttacagcttctggcccttttcttttccccctcagccgctttaggtgttttggactcaaactcccaccattcctaaaaacCCCagactctttccttttccctttcccgcTTAAACAGCTGAGGaggggaaggggcctgaagctgttaggaattgtgggagttggagtcctgaacacctggaggactaaagtttgcccattcctggtgtagACCCACTTACTATGGGTctactgaccatacaatgcagttcaaactgcattctgtGGCCAATGTTGACCCATCCTGCTGCTGTCGAGATTCCACAACATTGGAGCCATGGCTGTTCCAACTGATGCCAAACTGCCTCCGTCCAATAGTGATGCACCTCTTGTCCCGCAGAGAAGAATGTAACTTTGCAAGCTTGCAAGGGTTTGTGGGCATGCTTGCACATGGGTGGATGGAGGTCTCTGAATCCACCATCTCCTCTTGATTTCCTCTCGAACTGGTCAGTGTCGCAGCATCCTCGGCTACTGTATTTTGGACAAGAATTCGCCTCGGACTGTcccattcccttcctcccctttaaTTTATATTTCAGGACAGAAGAACTATGGGGGAACATTTCCAGTCCACCGGGACAATAAACCCTTGGTTTGTGaagggttgttttttgttttcttttgttttttttaaagaagcgtGAACTTTTGGTAAGAAAAAGAccccttttatatatataaagagattaAGATATTTTCCATTCTTCGGAAAATGTGTGCTTGAGTCGCGTGTGGAATTTTTTTATGGACTTCCAagataatattattgttattattattgttgttattataataaaAAAGCTTAGGACACAATGTTACTGTATATAGTGAACTtctcttttttcccattttttgttttgttttggaatgtCTTTAATTCTCTGTAAATGGAAGAGAGTCTGCTATTTATTCTTTATATTCATTCCCCTGTAGTCAAAAAGTTGAGTTCGGAATTAAAATCGACCACTAAACCAAGCCCCTGTGGATTTTTGTTTGGTCTGGGCCTGGGAGTCACTTGCCACAGAAGCCACCAAAGGGGGCCCTGTTTGGTATTAGGATGAATCACCTGTTCACGCCTCCTTGGGTGCATCCACAGTGTAgtattaatgtaatttgacagtactttaactgccatgggtcaatgctatggaatcctaggagttatagttttatatgGTCTATACTAGAACTAGCAGCCTTGGGTGGTGtggcgggttaaaccgctgagctgctgaacttgctgaccgaaaggttggtggttcgaatctggggagtggggtgagctcctgctgtaagccccagcttctgtcaacctagcagtttgaaaacatgcaaatgtaagtagatcagtaTGCAGGAAGGAAACAGCGCTcgatacagtcatgctggccacatgaccttggaggtgtctacggacaacgccggctcttgggcttagaaatagagttgagcaccaccccccagagccagacatgactcgacttaatgtagtagttctcaacctgtgggtccacaggtattttggcctacaactcccagaaatctaaggccaaaacatcagggaacccacagattgagaactgttaatgtcaaggggaaacctttacctttagattaGAACTTTCTCTGCCacagactgctggtgcctcatcaaactccgGTTTCCAttattctgtagcattgaaccaCAGTAGTTAAACTTCTGTCAAGCTATATTCATTCTAAACTGTAGATACACCCCGAAAGTGATGCTTTCTGGGTACAGGGAGGGAATAAAGCCAGTCAGCCATCCCTCCTTAAAGCCTGCCTGTATACTGTATtctgtactgtagaatgaatgcagtctgatgccaattgccatggctcagtgctatggaatccttggtgTAGCTTGGTAGTTTTCAGGAGAGAAGGTCCAATACCTTGTAAACTTCTACAATCCCATAGTATTAAGCCACAGcggttaaaattgtgtcaaactgcattaatttcacatcCAGGCAGAGCACATTACTATTGAAAGAACAGTTTGATTTTACACGAAGGGATCTCCCAAAAGTTTCTAGAAAGGCAAGGAGAGACATCAGGACCAGGCACTGGTTTGGCTTGGCAATGTGGCTGactgaaatcccccccccccccatgccaccCCCGGCTGGGAGTGGGTTGGCTGCCAGCCCTCCTGGAGAGGCGCCTGGTGGCTCAGGGAGGCTGAGGCGGGGCAGGCGGCGGAGCTGTCGCTTTGACATCTCCTTCCCAAGGAGCC
This genomic interval from Anolis sagrei isolate rAnoSag1 chromosome 2, rAnoSag1.mat, whole genome shotgun sequence contains the following:
- the NOG gene encoding noggin — its product is MEAAPPPPWLVALYALVALVALRAERGHCQHYLHIRPAPSDNLPLVDLIEHPDPLFDPKEKDLNDTLLRGLLGSHFDPAFMAASLPPEERHHHGGGSEDLAEMDLLLRQRPSGAMPGEIKGLDFYDSAAAGGAGGGGGGGAQASTKKHHRLSKKLRRKLQLWLWSQTFCPVLYTWNDLGSRFWPRYVKVGSCFSKRSCSVPEGMLCKPAKSAHLTILRWRCQRRGGQRCAWIPIQYPIISECKCSC